A genomic window from Etheostoma spectabile isolate EspeVRDwgs_2016 chromosome 13, UIUC_Espe_1.0, whole genome shotgun sequence includes:
- the bsx gene encoding brain-specific homeobox protein homolog yields the protein MSMNYASAAPTHRSTSFFIEDILLHKPKPLREVLPSPFCSSLASRMPLLEYGYPLMPTPILAPHPHHALHKPEHHQYFFTSGMQMPTLFQHHAELPGKHCRRRKARTVFSDSQLSGLEKRFEIQRYLSTPERVELATALSLSETQVKTWFQNRRMKHKKQLRKAQDERKPAGEQDRSADNSSGSELNDGSAEERKHGLEPDSYLLEENDDDVDIEEDICSPDHLL from the exons ATGAGTATGAACTACGCGTCCGCGGCGCCCACGCACAGGTCCACATCGTTTTTCATTGAGGACATCTTATTGCACAAACCCAAGCCGCTGAGAGAGGTCCTTCCCTCGCCGTTTTGCAGCTCCCTGGCCTCCCGGATGCCCCTCCTGGAGTATGGATACCCACTGATGCCAACCCCAATACTGGCGCCACATCCGCACCATGCTCTCCACAAGCCAGAGCATCACCAGTACTTCTTCACTTCTG GGATGCAGATGCCGACCTTGTTCCAGCACCACGCAGAGTTACCGGGGAAGCACTGCAGACGCCGGAAGGCCCGGACGGTCTTCTCCGACTCGCAGCTGTCCGGCCTGGAGAAGAGGTTCGAAATCCAGCGGTACCTGTCCACACCGGAGAGAGTGGAGCTGGCCACGGCGCTCAGCCTGTCCGagacacag GTTAAAACGTGGTTTCAGAACCGGCGGATGAAGCACAAGAAGCAGCTGCGGAAGGCGCAGGACGAGCGGAAGCCCGCCGGGGAGCAGGACCGGTCCGCGGACAACTCCAGCGGCAGCGAGCTGAACGACGGGAGCGCGGAGGAGCGGAAACACGGCCTGGAGCCGGACTCGTACCTGCTGGAGGAAAACGACGACGACGTGGATATCGAGGAAGACATTTGTTCCCCGGATCATCTACTATAG
- the lim2.1 gene encoding lens intrinsic membrane protein 2.1: MYSFMGGGLFCAGVGNILLIVSTATDYWMQYRQSSNYMHQGLWRYCKPGKCFPHNDSIAHLDATRALMILSLLACFIGIIIGIMAFIHYSSFDRFDKTFAAGILFFISCFLVFLAMAVYTGVTINYYGKRYGNWRFSWSYIIGWVSVVLTFFSGIFYLCAYRMHECPRSSNSH, translated from the exons ATGTACAGCTTTATGGGTGGAGGTTTGTTCTGTGCAGGCGTGGGGAACATCCTCCTGATCGTTTCCACAGCAACCGATTACTGGATGCAGTATCGGCAGTCCAGCAACTACATGCACCAGGGCCTGTGGCGCTACTGTAAGCCGGGGAAATGCTTCCCACACAACGACAGCATCG CCCACTTAGACGCCACCCGCGCCCTCATGATCCTCTCTCTTTTGGCCTGTTTCATTGGCATCATCATTGGCATTATGGCTTTTATCCATTACTCCTCCTTCGACAGGTTTGACAAAACCTTTGCTGCAGGCATATTGTTTTTCATCTCAT GCTTTTTAGTGTTTCTAGCGATGGCAGTGTACACTGGTGTGACTATTAACTACTATGGAAAACGCTATGGAAACTGGAGGTTCTCCTGGTCCTATATCATTGGCTGGGTGTCGGTGGTGCTCACCTTTTTTTCAG GTATATTCTATTTGTGTGCCTATCGGATGCATGAATGCCCCAGGAGCTCTAACTCTCACTAG